In Chryseobacterium oryzae, the genomic stretch GCATTGTGATAGGAGTTTTTATCTTCCGTTACAGCCGCTTTTTTCGATTGTGAAATTACATTGGTAGAAGTTGTAGATCCTAAAAGAGTTTTTCCTGAAGTACCATCTTCATTCATTGCACGAAAATCATTGAATTCAATTCTAGGAGAATCTTTGCCGGTAAGTGCAAAAAAATCTTGTTGTGCGCTTACAGAATGTGCTGCAAAAATGAAGAGGATAGGGAGTAAATGTTTTTTCATAATTAATTTGTTTTATGTATAAATGTTTTAATATGACTAAGTTACATTTTTTTTGAATTGAATGAAATAAAATGAAAAATTAAATTGAAAGTTGTTTTAAGATGAATTCTCAAAGATTTTAAATAAAAAAGCATTCAAAATAAATGAATGCTTTTTAAAAATTATTTAATGAAACCTCTGTTTCTTAAAAGTGGTTTAATGTCTGGATCGTGCCCAGTAAAATCTCGAAATGCCTGGTTAAGATCTACCGAGTTTCCTACAGAAAGAATATATTTTCTGAAACGGTCTCCGTTTTCACGGGTGAGGCCGCCATTATTTTCTATCCATTCCCAGGCATCACTGTCTAACGTTTCAGACCAGAGATAAGCATAATATCCTGCAGAATACCCACCGCCCCAAATGTGAGCAAAATAAGGACTATGATATCTAGGCGGAACCGTAGATAGAGTAAATCCGTTCTTTGCTAAAGATTGTTTTTCAAAATCCAAAACAGGAATGAGCTGGTTTTCACCAGTTACCGTATGCCAATCCATATCCAGTTCTGCGGCAGAAACCAATTCAGTAGTCATATATCCTTGGTTGAAAGTTACCGCTTTCTTTATTTTATCCACAAGAGTTTGTGGGATTGGTTTTTTAGTTTCGTAATGAAGAGCATAATTTTTCAGTACCGTAGGATTTAAAGCCCAATGCTCATTAATCTGTGATGGAAATTCAACAAAATCACGCGGTACATTTGTTCCTGAAAGAGAAGGATATTTTTGGCTTGCAAACATACCATGAATAGAGTGCCCAAACTCATGGAAGATAGTTTCCACATCATCAAAACTAATTAAAGAAGGCTTTCCTGCGGCGGGTTTCTGGTAATTATAGCAATTTACAATTACAGGTTTGGTTCCCAAAAGATAAGACTGTTCCACAAAATTGCTCATCCAAGCTCCGCCATTTTTAGAATCTCTTGTATAAAAATCCAGATAATAGATGGCTAAGGATTTCCCATCATGATCGAACACTTCATAAGTTACCACATCGGGGTGATAAACCGGTAGATCTGTTCTTTTTTTGAAGGTAAGACCGTAAAATTTTTCTGCAGCAAAGAATACACCTTTTTCCAAAACAGTGGTAATTTCAAAATAAGGTTTAATTTCGCTTTCATCAAGATCGAATTTAGCTTTTCTTACCTGTTCAGCATAATAATTCCAATCCCAAGGTTCTAGCTTGAAACCTCCTTTTTGCTGATCGATTAAATCCTGAATATCTTTAGCTTCTAGTTTTGCCGTTTCTACAGCAGGGATAGCCAATTGGTTCATAAGTTTGGATGCAGCTTCGGGAGTTTTTGCCATTTGATCCTGAAGTTTCCACTCTGCAAAACTTTTTTTACCTAAAACCTGTGCTTTTTTCAGTCTTAGTGCAGCTAATTTTTCGATGGTTTCTCTTGTATCGTTGCTGTCGTTTTTCTCGGCTCTCGTCCAAGAAGCCTTAAAAAGCTTTTCTCTTGTAGCTCTGTTTTTAAGATTTTGAAGAAGAGGTTGCTGCGTTGTATTTTGCAATGCCAACAAATATTGTCCTTCTTTTCCTGCATTTTTAGCATCATTTGCAGCGGCAGCAATTTCGTCGGCAGTAAGTCCGTCCAGTTCTTTTGCGTCAGAAAAAAATACTCCGCCCTGTTTTCTTGCTTCGAGTAATTTATTAGAATATTGTGTGGAAAGAGAAGCTAATTCCTGATTGATTTGTTTGAGTTTTTCTTTATCAGAGACCGATAAATTAGCTCCCGCAATTTCAAAATTTTGTTTGTAGAACTGCAGTAATTTTTTGCTTTCAGCATCTAAACCGTTTTCTGAAATCGATTTTATTCGCTGATAAAGCTTTTCATTCAGGTACATTTTATCAGAATGAGCTGCAAAAATGGGAGCATATTCTTCATCCAAAGCCTGAAGAGTAGGGTTGGTATTGGCTCCGGTTAGATTAGAAAAAATAATGATGGCTCTTTTCAGAACTTCGCCACTTTTCTCGAGAGCTACCAATGTATTATCAAAAGTAGCTTTTTCGGGATTGTTGGCGATTTTTAAAATTTCGGCATCGTGTTGCTTCAAGCCAAATTCAAAAGCAGGTTTAAAATGCTCGTTTTTAATTTTGTCGAATTCCGGAGCTTCATATTGCAGTTTGCTCTTCTTCATTAATGGATTGGATGAAAGAGAAGCATCGGGAACAGGAATTTCCTTTTGGATGTCTTGTGTTTTCATTGTTGTACATGAATAATTGAATGCTAATGCTGCCATCAGCAATACAGATGAGACGTTTTTAATATACATTGAATAAGTTTTTTCAAAAAAATAATCTAAATCTGATATTTTCAGCTTTCTTTTAACTGCGGATTGTAACAGATTTCCTATTTTAGTTGTTAACAAAGTATAAAGATATTAAAAACTAAACTTTTTAAACATTATATCATGAAATACAGTACAATTTTACTTTTCTCAGGATTTATTTTACTCTCTTCATGCAAAAAGAACGACAGTAAAGAAAAAAAATCAGATTGGCTTCCCAATGTTACTCGTTCGGATCATGGACCTTCAAAAACAAAAGAATATACTGGTGATTTTGATGAAATTGAAATTTCTCAAGCTATTGAAGCTGAAATTATAAAATCTGATGTGGAAAAAGTGGTGATTTCTGCACCGGAAAATATTATTAATGAAATTTTGGTCGAAAATGATGGAAAGGAGCTCTATATTCATTACAAAAAAGGATTTAGGGTAATTAATAATACCAAAGTTAAGGCGAAAATTTATGCAAGAGATTTCTCTAAGCTGGAAGCTAATTCTGCAGCAACTATTGTGGTTAGAGATCAGTTTACGCAGGATAAAACAGATTTGGAGATTTCCAGCAGCGGACATATTTCCGGAAAATTAGAAGCCAACGAATTTAAAATTGATGCAGGAAGCAGCGGAAGTTTTAAAGGTAATATCTGGGCTGTTAATCTTGAAGTAGAAGCGTCTTCTTCGGCAACAGTAGAACTGTCGGGTAAAGCAAAAACTGCTACGCTAAAAGCTTCTTCGGGAAGTGATATTTCTGCGAAAAATCTATTGGCAGATTTGGTGAAAGGAGAGTCTTCCAGCGGAGCAAACATAGAAGTAGGAGTGGTTTCTCAGTTTGAAGGAAGTGCATCTTCCGGAGGAAGTTTGAAAGGCATAAAGAAAGGAAATGTAAATGTAGTTTCTAAAGAAGAAAGCAGTGGCGGAAGCGTAAGTCTTCAATAAATTAAGTGTTTTCTTTTTCTTCATGGTTAGAAGACAATGTTTCCCAATCTTTATGGTCGAAATTCAAGTTGTCGAAAGCTAATAAATCCTCCTCTCTCTGGAGGATTTCTTTTGTGGTAAAGAGATGCATGTCTTCATCTTTGTTTGTTTTTGCCAGTTTTCTTACCGAATCTTTATCAATCGCCATAAATCTCTGTCCTAATCTTCTTGCGGCATATTTTCTCATTCCGGTTTCATGCAAAACATCAACCGCCATATCTACCGCTGTTCCTAAAGTTTCCCGGTAAATATTATCAATTCCCTGGTCAAGATAGGCATACGCATCAATTCTGTTTTTTGCCCGAACAAATATTTTTACATTGGGATACTGTTCTCGCACAAATTCTGCAATAAATTTATTATCATCAGGATCATCAAGACACAATACCAGAATTTCAGCATCTTCAATTCCTGCGGCTCTAAGTACGGGTAGTCGAGTGGCGTCACCATAATATACTTTAAAACCGTAGCTTCTCAATAGTTTTACACGATCCGAATCTCTGTCTAAAACAGTTGCGGAAATTTTGTTGGCTTTTAAAAGTCTTCCCACCGTACTTCCGAAATGTCCGAAACCAACAATGATAATTTTTTTCTGAACAATATTTTTATCAAGAATATTAAAATCGGAATCCGTATCTGGGATTTCTTTTATAAATTTTGGAGTGATTAATTTTTCGTTGATGATGAGCAGAATGGGAGTAATACACATGGTAATTGCTGTAACTGCCATCATTTGTGCATTAATTTCCGGAGTGAAAAGGTAAAGATCGGATGCATAATTAATCAATACAAAAGCAAATTCTCCAACCTGAGATAAGGCAAAGGCGTAAAAAAGACTCTGAGGATTATCAAGCTTAAAAAACTTTCCGATGGCAAATAAAACAAGAAACTTTACTGCCAAAACCACAAAAACAATGCTGAAAATAAGCACAGGATCTCGCTGAATGACA encodes the following:
- a CDS encoding M3 family metallopeptidase, translating into MKNVSSVLLMAALAFNYSCTTMKTQDIQKEIPVPDASLSSNPLMKKSKLQYEAPEFDKIKNEHFKPAFEFGLKQHDAEILKIANNPEKATFDNTLVALEKSGEVLKRAIIIFSNLTGANTNPTLQALDEEYAPIFAAHSDKMYLNEKLYQRIKSISENGLDAESKKLLQFYKQNFEIAGANLSVSDKEKLKQINQELASLSTQYSNKLLEARKQGGVFFSDAKELDGLTADEIAAAANDAKNAGKEGQYLLALQNTTQQPLLQNLKNRATREKLFKASWTRAEKNDSNDTRETIEKLAALRLKKAQVLGKKSFAEWKLQDQMAKTPEAASKLMNQLAIPAVETAKLEAKDIQDLIDQQKGGFKLEPWDWNYYAEQVRKAKFDLDESEIKPYFEITTVLEKGVFFAAEKFYGLTFKKRTDLPVYHPDVVTYEVFDHDGKSLAIYYLDFYTRDSKNGGAWMSNFVEQSYLLGTKPVIVNCYNYQKPAAGKPSLISFDDVETIFHEFGHSIHGMFASQKYPSLSGTNVPRDFVEFPSQINEHWALNPTVLKNYALHYETKKPIPQTLVDKIKKAVTFNQGYMTTELVSAAELDMDWHTVTGENQLIPVLDFEKQSLAKNGFTLSTVPPRYHSPYFAHIWGGGYSAGYYAYLWSETLDSDAWEWIENNGGLTRENGDRFRKYILSVGNSVDLNQAFRDFTGHDPDIKPLLRNRGFIK
- a CDS encoding head GIN domain-containing protein produces the protein MKYSTILLFSGFILLSSCKKNDSKEKKSDWLPNVTRSDHGPSKTKEYTGDFDEIEISQAIEAEIIKSDVEKVVISAPENIINEILVENDGKELYIHYKKGFRVINNTKVKAKIYARDFSKLEANSAATIVVRDQFTQDKTDLEISSSGHISGKLEANEFKIDAGSSGSFKGNIWAVNLEVEASSSATVELSGKAKTATLKASSGSDISAKNLLADLVKGESSSGANIEVGVVSQFEGSASSGGSLKGIKKGNVNVVSKEESSGGSVSLQ
- a CDS encoding monovalent cation:proton antiporter-2 (CPA2) family protein, whose product is METTLAMNTLLFLGVAIIMVPLARKLGLSSVIGYILGGIIIGPYILKLTGNDVNDIMHASEFGVIMLLFLVGLELEPRKFWEMRKKIFGLGLTQMVLTISILFAIFVLAGWKVDKSIAIAMCFALSSTAIVLQTLQEKNNLKTLAGEASFSTLLFQDIAVIPILAILPLIANYKARHHDNEVQILIQKLPEWLQAGTVIFGVVILILLGRYVFVPFLRYVSKAGMTELLTASSLFLVIGVSELMVAIGLSPALGAFLAGVMLANSEFRHELEAQIDPFKGLLLAVFFVSVGSTMNFNVIQRDPVLIFSIVFVVLAVKFLVLFAIGKFFKLDNPQSLFYAFALSQVGEFAFVLINYASDLYLFTPEINAQMMAVTAITMCITPILLIINEKLITPKFIKEIPDTDSDFNILDKNIVQKKIIIVGFGHFGSTVGRLLKANKISATVLDRDSDRVKLLRSYGFKVYYGDATRLPVLRAAGIEDAEILVLCLDDPDDNKFIAEFVREQYPNVKIFVRAKNRIDAYAYLDQGIDNIYRETLGTAVDMAVDVLHETGMRKYAARRLGQRFMAIDKDSVRKLAKTNKDEDMHLFTTKEILQREEDLLAFDNLNFDHKDWETLSSNHEEKENT